The nucleotide window ATCAATGAGAAAAAAGAGATCATTTCACGAATCACTCTGGCCGGCAAAGAATTTGAGCGGGACAAGATACTCCAGCGGCTTCTTCAGATCAAATCCGATTATCAGGCCCTCAAGGCCCTGTTTGAAGATCCGGCTCAAACCAGCTTTTATGTGGTTTTTAACCGGGATGTCCTGTCTGTGGCGGAAACCCGGCGGGTCATCGAACACCTGGACCGGCAGGTCATCAAGCCCCGGGGCCTGATCTGCAATGAAAGGACCGGGGCAAATGGGTTTATACAGACAGTGGAAACGTTGTTCCCGGGCATTCCCATCCAGACCATTCCTTATTCATCGGCATCTCTGATCGGCATGGAGGCCCTGGCACAGCACATCCGTTCAAATGAGCTGACCTTTGACAAAATCCTGCCTGAATAATTACGGGGTTTGTGTCACTGTGACCGGCGTGTCTGCCTGACCGGCGTAAAACACGATGATATGGGCCGGATCAGGGCCGATGCTTTCTCCCCAGTGCCAGGTGTTGACCACTTCCACAATGGCCTCACCTGCGTTCAGATCCAGTGTTTTTCCGTCCGTGGTGTGTACCTTTAAATGGCCGGACAAAAGCACCCCGGCGTTGATCACCGGATGCTGGTGAATCGCCAGCTTCTCTCCTGCCGGCACGGTGATGCTCAAAATGCGGACTTCCGGTTGACCGTCCGGATAGGCCTGCAGTAAAGCGCCATCCCAGCTCTTCTGGGTGGCAGCCAGTTCCTTGACCGCAATCTGCGGGTTCTTGGCAAATACGGGAGAACTCAGGCACAGGACAAGCCCGCATAAAAAGATCAGGCAGAAACAGGGATAAGGTGTCAATCGTTTTTTAAAGACCCGCGTCATTGTCAGTATTCCTTTATTTTACCACAAAATCAAAATAGGTGTCTGGAAACGGTTCATTTTTCAACGTAAAATGCCACCATTCCTTGTCATAGTATTGAAAACCGTGCTTTTCCATGAGCGTTTTGAGCAGCAGCCGGTTGATCCGCTGGGACGGATCCAGGTTCGGGTTTTCCGGATGGGATCGTTTATGAAAACAGTCAAACCCGGTGCCCATATCGATGCTGTTGTCGGCAAACCGCTGGTCTGCCGGCAGATAGCATTCCTTTTGTCCGGTCTGACCTAAAATAAATTCCGGCTGATCCGGCACCGGCACCGGCACAATAGTCAAATCAACGGTACTGCCCCTGGAATGGCTGGATTTTTCAGCCACATATCCGTCCCTGAACAGGTTGCGTTTGTCCAGTGTGGGGTAAAACTCGGTCCGGGTGGCGGTGTCTTCTACCTCTTTGGCCCACCGGACAAAATGATCCACGGCCCGCTGGGGCCGGTAGCAGTCATAAATCTTGATGCTGAAACCAAAGGGATTGAGATCCGCCTGAACCCCGGCCAGGGCAGCGGCCGCTTCTTCGGTGAGATAACATTTGGCTGCATGATACCCATCCACGGGGGTGCCCAGAAAATTATGTTCGGTGACATACCGGATGTCCATGACCGCGTCCGGGATGATTTCCCGGATCTCCACAAATTCGTCAGGGATCGGGTCTGCGGCAGCCGGGATGACCAGGGCCAGCCAGAGGATCAATATGCGTTTTAACATGGGTGCGTTCTCCTGAAGCAGTTCTGAATATTGTACAGACATCTATAAATTCGGTTGGATTTTGTCAACCCAAATAAAAATGAATAAGCTTATTGACAATTTGTTTTGAATGAAAAAAAGATTATTCACGGATCTGGTAAAAAACACCTCGGTTCTGATGCACGGAAATAATTTTATTTTCAGCGGTCATCACATCCAGGTATTTGTTGATTTCGCTCACGTGCAGGCCCAGGATGGTGGACAAATCATCCAGGGTGCAGGGCCGGCGGGCAATGGTTTCCATGATGGCGGCTTCCATGTCCTGCCGATAGGCTGCCACCTGTTTGCGCTTCGGGGCCGCAGCAATGATTTCCGTGGCCCCGGGATCCAGGTATTGGGCAATACGCTGTAATTCTTCAAAAGACGCCCCTTTCAGGTCTGTCACCGTGCCCGGACGATCCAGGGTGTTGAGCTGGATGCATTCAGGATGGAGTTCATGAATGACTTTTTTCAGGGCTTTCAATTCATCTTCGTGGTCATTGTATCCCGGCAGAATAAACACTTCCAGACGAAACCGGCCTTTGAACATTTTTCTGAATGTCATCAATCCGGCCAGATGGGCATCCAGGGTCAGATCCCCATGGGGGCGGTTGATTTTTTTGAAAACCGGTTCCGTTGCCGCGTCCAGGGAGGGAAGCACCACATCGGCCGCCATCAGCGCCTCTCTGACTTGTGGATCGTGCAGCAGCGTGCCGTTGGTCAGCACGGCAACCGGTATCTTGGGCCGTTTTTGCTTGATAAATGTGAGCACCTCTTTGATGCAGGTGTTCAACGTTGGTTCACCGGAACCGGAAAACGTGATGTAATCCGGGTCCGGGTTATGGGAAAAATAATGGGTAAGCTCTTGTTTGACGCGGTCTAAACGGACGTATTCCCTGCGATCCAGAGTCAGGCGATTGGTGCGGCCCACTTCACAGTACACACAGTCCAGTGAGCAGACTTTCCGGGGCACCAGGTCGACGCCTAAAGAAATACCCAGCCGCCTTGAAGGAACCGGTCCGAACAGATGATGATACATAATAAAAAATTCCTGTTAAAATCCGGGGTTGATGCCGTGCCGATTCATTTTGGCACGCCTGACTTCTTTTTATACCCGGGCAAAGGAACATGGCAAGGGTTTTATGGGGAGATTCAAACAAATTGGGGTGAAACCCGGAAAAAAAAATGGTAGGGTATTTTTTTGAATACCCGGACCTAATTGTGCGAATAACAAAAAGGGAGATGAATCATTGAAAGGGATTGTCATTGCAGCCACGGGCAGTGGTGCCGGAAAAACCACACTGACCCTGGCCATTCTGGCCTGGCTGCGTGCCAACGGGTTGAAGGCGGCCCCGTTCAAAGTGGGGCCGGATTTCATCGATCCGGGCCACCATGCCCGTATTGCCGGCCGGACCAGTTATAATCTGGATTCCTGGATGCTGTCAAAAACTTACAACCGCGGGCTGTTTCATGCCCGGTCCAGGGGGGCGGATCTGGCAGTGGTAGAGGGGGTCATGGGCCTGTTTGACGGGTATGATGCCATAACGGAAACCGGGTCCACGGCCCAGATGGCCAAATGGCTGGGCCTGCCCGTGCTGCTGGTGGTGTCTGCCAAAGGCAAGGCCAGAAGCGCGGCCGCCGTGGTCAAGGGATTTGAAACCTTTGATCCTGAATTGACCCTGGCCGGGGTGGTGTTCACATTTACCGGCAGCGACCGGCATTATGCGTATCTCAAAGAAGCCGTGGCACAGAGCTGCACCACGCCCTGTCTGGGGCACCTGCCCCAAAACGAGGCGCTGATCATGCCGGAACGCCACCTGGGCCTGACCACGGCAGATGAACATATCATTTCAAGCACCACGATCGATACTCTGGTTGCCATGGTGGATCAGCATATGCACATGCCCCGGCTGATCCGGGATCTGCCGGAACTGCCGGACCCCGGCAAATCCCGGGATTATGACACCCCATGGCAGACAAAACCAAAAAGTGCAGACAATCAAAATACAGGAACGCCCTTTTTTTGCGATCCGCCCCGGATTGCCGTGCCCAGGGACAAGGCGTTCTGCTTTTATTATCCGGACAATCTGGCCATGCTGGAACATGCCGGGGCCTGCCTGGTTTATTTTTCCTTGCTGGCAGATGATCATCTGCCTGAAGACATCGATGGGATCTACCTGGGAGGTGGATATCCCGAGCTGTTTGCAGACACATTGTCGGGCAAAACCCATCTGCAGTCTGAAATCAAATCCTGCAGCCGAAACCGCATGCCCATTTATGCCGAATGCGGCGGGTTCATGTTTCTGTGCCAAAAACTGACCCTTGCCGATTCTGTTCACCCGAAAATCATGGCAGGATGTTTTGATTTGGAAATCTGTATGTCTGAGACGCTTCAATCTCTGGGTTACCGGGAAGTGACCCTGACAAAAAATTCAGTGATCGGTGCAAAAGGCGTGCAACTCCGGGGCCATGAATTCCATTATTCGTCCATTAAGACCGACAACGACGTTTGTGACCATGTGTTTGAAGTCACGACCCGGGCCGGCCAGGATGTGCAGGTGGCCGGATATCAGAAAGATTTGACCCTGGGATCATATCTGCATGTGCATTTCGGTTCCAACCCGGAAGTGCCCCGCTGTTTTGTGGCTCATTGCGCGGATTTCAGGCACCGGCGCCTAAAAAATATAGAGACAACCTCTGTCCCCATCATTTAAACACCAGTTTGTTCAATGCCAGCAGCACCAGATAGACAATCCCGCTCAACACGATAATGGTCGGGCCTGACGACAGACTCAGGCTGTAGCTGATGCCTAAGCCCGTCCAGGTGAAAACGGCACACAGCAGCACGGAGTACAGCATCATCTGCCACAGCCTTCGGGCATAAAATCCCGCAATGGCAGGAGGAATGGTCAACAAAGCGATCACCAGAACAATGCCCACGATCCGCACCAGCAAGACAACGGTCAAAGCGGTGAGTACCAGAAGAAACAGATAGAAAAACGTGGTGTTGATCCCCCGCAGCAGGGTAAACTCGGTATCGAAACACACCCCGAAAAACTGATTGAAAAAAATCACCACCACCCCCACGATCACCAGATCCAGGCCGATCACAAACCACAGGTCTTTTTGTGAGATGAGCAGGATATCCCCGAATAAATAGGAACTGAGGCTGAAATACCCGGGAGTCCGGTCGATGAACAAAATACCGCAGGCCATGCCCACAGCCCAGAGAGCCCCGATAATGGTATCTTCTCTTTCTTTGGCATGAATGCTCACCAGTCCCACCACCAGCGCAGAAGCCACGGCTGCCAGCACAGCCCCGAGGATGGGATCGAACCATGTGATCCCCAGCCCGATCTGAAGATACAGGGCCAGACCGATGCCGCCGAACACGGAATGGGAAATGGCCCCGGCCAGGTAACTGATGCGCTTGATGGTGACAAACGTGCCGATGATGCCAAAGGCAATGGAAGCCAGCCCCCCCATCATCAGCGCATACGCCAGAAACTGATTGTCCGGGTCCATGACGGCCTGAAAAAATTCAATCATGGCAATGGCCTTCTTCGCTGCACCGGTGATCATGGCGGACCATTTTCAGATCCCCGTAATAGATATCCTTGATCATGGTGCCGTCCACATCTGTTGTGGGGTGAATGACCAGGCGGCGGTTCACACAGATCACGGTTTTAACGTATTTGGACACAAAACCCAAATCATGGGAAACCACCAGAATGGTCATGTTCTGGTTCAAAGCTTTGAGAATGGAAAACAGATTTTCCTCGGTTTCATGGTCCACGTTGGCCGTGGGTTCATCGAGCAGCAGGATGTCCGGCCGGCTGCACAATGCCCTGGCGATGAGAACCCGCTGTTTCTGCCCCCCGGACAAGGCATTGAAACCCGTCTGCGCAAAAGAGGTCATGCCCACCGTATCGATGGCATCCATGGCCCGGGACCGGTCTTTGGCGGAAAACCAGAAAATATTGTTTTTCAGGCACCCCATCAGAACCACATCCAGGACGGTGGCGGGAAAATTCATGTCCAGATAGGCATACTGGGGCATATATCCCATACGGTTCCGGGCTTTTTCCGGGCTCATCCCCAGCACCTGAATCTGTCCGGTATCCGGTTTTATGAGCCCTAAAATCAGTTTAAGCAACGTGGTTTTTCCGCCCCCGTTGGGCCCCACGATACAGGCAAATTCTTTTCGGGGAATAATAAGGGATATGTTTTCAAGAATCGGTTGTTTTTTATAGGCAAATGAGACATTTTTCAGACGGATGTCAGTTTCCATGGGCAGATCCTTGCAGGCAGTGTCATCAATTATTGTTCTCAAGGGGCCGCCGGCATGTTTAATCCCCCCAAGATGCCCAGAATTTCAGTCAGCGTGATTATTTGTACACAAGTTCAAGGCAATTGTCAAAACCAGGGAAACGGCGCCTGAATTTAAAATGTCATGAAAATCAATGAGATAAACACAAAAAAGGCCGGAATGAAAAAATATTGTGAAAAATATCAAAAAAACGATTGACACGGATATAATTTTCAGGCATATTACGCCGGTCTTGTCGAGAGACGGTTTGTGTGTCCTCGATAAGTTTTTTTTTGATCTTTGAAAATTGGTCAGTGATAAAGTTTGAAGCGGGTCTAAAACAAGACCTTAACGAGTTTGTAGTTAAAGGATTTAACTG belongs to Desulfotignum phosphitoxidans DSM 13687 and includes:
- a CDS encoding metal ABC transporter permease — translated: MIEFFQAVMDPDNQFLAYALMMGGLASIAFGIIGTFVTIKRISYLAGAISHSVFGGIGLALYLQIGLGITWFDPILGAVLAAVASALVVGLVSIHAKEREDTIIGALWAVGMACGILFIDRTPGYFSLSSYLFGDILLISQKDLWFVIGLDLVIVGVVVIFFNQFFGVCFDTEFTLLRGINTTFFYLFLLVLTALTVVLLVRIVGIVLVIALLTIPPAIAGFYARRLWQMMLYSVLLCAVFTWTGLGISYSLSLSSGPTIIVLSGIVYLVLLALNKLVFK
- a CDS encoding radical SAM protein — protein: MYHHLFGPVPSRRLGISLGVDLVPRKVCSLDCVYCEVGRTNRLTLDRREYVRLDRVKQELTHYFSHNPDPDYITFSGSGEPTLNTCIKEVLTFIKQKRPKIPVAVLTNGTLLHDPQVREALMAADVVLPSLDAATEPVFKKINRPHGDLTLDAHLAGLMTFRKMFKGRFRLEVFILPGYNDHEDELKALKKVIHELHPECIQLNTLDRPGTVTDLKGASFEELQRIAQYLDPGATEIIAAAPKRKQVAAYRQDMEAAIMETIARRPCTLDDLSTILGLHVSEINKYLDVMTAENKIISVHQNRGVFYQIRE
- a CDS encoding cobyrinate a,c-diamide synthase, producing the protein MKGIVIAATGSGAGKTTLTLAILAWLRANGLKAAPFKVGPDFIDPGHHARIAGRTSYNLDSWMLSKTYNRGLFHARSRGADLAVVEGVMGLFDGYDAITETGSTAQMAKWLGLPVLLVVSAKGKARSAAAVVKGFETFDPELTLAGVVFTFTGSDRHYAYLKEAVAQSCTTPCLGHLPQNEALIMPERHLGLTTADEHIISSTTIDTLVAMVDQHMHMPRLIRDLPELPDPGKSRDYDTPWQTKPKSADNQNTGTPFFCDPPRIAVPRDKAFCFYYPDNLAMLEHAGACLVYFSLLADDHLPEDIDGIYLGGGYPELFADTLSGKTHLQSEIKSCSRNRMPIYAECGGFMFLCQKLTLADSVHPKIMAGCFDLEICMSETLQSLGYREVTLTKNSVIGAKGVQLRGHEFHYSSIKTDNDVCDHVFEVTTRAGQDVQVAGYQKDLTLGSYLHVHFGSNPEVPRCFVAHCADFRHRRLKNIETTSVPII
- a CDS encoding metal ABC transporter ATP-binding protein, with amino-acid sequence METDIRLKNVSFAYKKQPILENISLIIPRKEFACIVGPNGGGKTTLLKLILGLIKPDTGQIQVLGMSPEKARNRMGYMPQYAYLDMNFPATVLDVVLMGCLKNNIFWFSAKDRSRAMDAIDTVGMTSFAQTGFNALSGGQKQRVLIARALCSRPDILLLDEPTANVDHETEENLFSILKALNQNMTILVVSHDLGFVSKYVKTVICVNRRLVIHPTTDVDGTMIKDIYYGDLKMVRHDHRCSEEGHCHD
- a CDS encoding cupin domain-containing protein translates to MTRVFKKRLTPYPCFCLIFLCGLVLCLSSPVFAKNPQIAVKELAATQKSWDGALLQAYPDGQPEVRILSITVPAGEKLAIHQHPVINAGVLLSGHLKVHTTDGKTLDLNAGEAIVEVVNTWHWGESIGPDPAHIIVFYAGQADTPVTVTQTP
- a CDS encoding M15 family metallopeptidase; this translates as MLKRILILWLALVIPAAADPIPDEFVEIREIIPDAVMDIRYVTEHNFLGTPVDGYHAAKCYLTEEAAAALAGVQADLNPFGFSIKIYDCYRPQRAVDHFVRWAKEVEDTATRTEFYPTLDKRNLFRDGYVAEKSSHSRGSTVDLTIVPVPVPDQPEFILGQTGQKECYLPADQRFADNSIDMGTGFDCFHKRSHPENPNLDPSQRINRLLLKTLMEKHGFQYYDKEWWHFTLKNEPFPDTYFDFVVK